AGATCATGTGACATCCAGTACGTACCTTACCAAAATTTCATATGCACATCATAAACAATAGATAGCTAATGAGGGGAGTCAGGCTAAGGTAATGGCCTTGAATACGTATTAGTAATTTAGGAAGCAAAGCACCAGCCATCATACTTAATctacattaatataattattggaAGATCAAGGGATGGAGCACCAATTATCTGTGCAAAAGGAAAATTCTCTAAATCATGACTTCCCAGTATAAGTACTACCAGATTAATATCTGTAAAAGGGTAAGACAAAGAATCCTTTTTAGATAAATCATTGgctaaaaaaaaacttcaactaTTTTCTAAAATAGGGACTTCTTCAGACCTGCTCCATCATAAGTTCTAGGGTCATCATAACAAAGTGAATTAATTACTTCATATGTTCAGTAATGATGAACACCTAATATCAAAAGGAAAATCTACTCCAATATCTTCTAATTTTGGtcttaaaactaaaaattactcAAATGATTATGTTTGCCACCTTTCATCATCAttcaatctattttttataatattttattttcttctttttcagtgCACACACAAAAGCAAACATAGAGAATGTATCTCTTTTTTCTTAGGCCTCTGCAtccatttattttgttcttataaatatgtatatattttttcttttttaagtttcattAGTTGCTTAGTTGTGGGAAATAAATATCTTATCAATGGAGAAACAGAGAGCTAGAGAGAGGCAAATGAGAGGGATCCTCACCTGAGAATGCGCCGTTGAATGCTGACCACACCGCACGAGGCTTGACGTAGAGGAGAGAGGAGCTTGGCCTCGGCGCGATAGCAGGGGGCTTCTAGACGATGAAAACTCTCAGAGAATGGACAAAACAATTTGAGTTACGGTTTTCCTGAAGGGGATTTGGGAGAATGGTGCGGAATGGATGAAGGAGAAGGTGAAGGATGTGGGAATggatgaaggagaagaaaaatctaaagaaaatatatgaaaggGAAGGGAAAGGAGAagggaggagaaggagaaggagaaggagaagggaaAGGGGAAGGGTGCGGGAGGGGGAGAGGACGGGGAAGGAAGAAGATGCTGCAAGTTTTAATGTTTATTAAACGCACAGTTTTGATTAAtgaattcaaaaatttcaagatGCCGCTTACCGCTTATTTGCTGATTCCTCAAACCGCACCGTCATTAAGGAAGTCAAGACTGACTTTTGACTTGCCACGTCATATTGGTGTGCTGTGGTTGCGCGGGGCTggttatgaatataattttctatattttatttaactttcatttaaaaccatctcatctcatctcatcttatctttaaATCCAAATCAGTCTAATTCAGAATAGTAGAGTTAGTTGGGTCTCTACCTATCTATCTTTTGTAAAAGATAGATTACGGGAATCATCATTCATTATCTCTGATCTATATGTTTCGTAAACCTTTTGTTCTAAGTACTTATGTTTTGTAATGTTTTCCTTACTAAAAATTTGGCAAAAACCATTAACATTTTGGAGGAGAAAACATTAAATGCAATCCTAAACGGTGTTCATGGGAGTCCTCAAACATTTTATGTTTTCTTGGATTTCAGATGTCCAACGGTGGATATATAATAAGTTCCCGTGAAGCTTGTGCTTTGTCTTGCCGTGTTTGCATGGTAATTGACACGTGGAAAAGAATATTGAAAGacgaataaaatatatatttgagtgAAACTTCGTATAGGATAAGACTGTTGCATTGCATACGTTGGACTTGCGAAGTGGGAGTAGGAGTGTTACTTCTGAACAGACAGGCAATTAGAAAAACCTATTAAATTGGATATTAACCCATTGGATAAGTAATTGCAAATTTTTTgcataaaacttgaaaaatgctagaaaaaataatatgtaaaatacaAATCACCAAGGaaagtttttattaaatttttgaaCTCTAATTTTAAGCTAAATCTAATATTCAAACACTAAATTCTCAAATCATtgaattcatctcaatttaaaacttCTTTACATGCAGTGAGACCCATAATCATTTTCAACTTAACACATCTTTACACGTGGGaactaaaaaaatttttaacttcttataaatacatctaaattcgTCTTAACATCTAGAcacatctaaatttatcttaggTAGATCTCACAAAATTCACTTCATTATCTCAACTCTACTTAACATCCGAACAGGACCTAAGACTCATCATGATGATCATCCTAATTTCTTTAGttaatattttcttcactttcaacatgataaagatttaaaaaaaaaaaaattattctcacGATATAATTAGGAAGCCCTCAAGAATAGCACTCTCTAGAAATATAAGTTAACATACCATTTTATGATAATAATTTCCAAACAGAGAAATTGATATATAGGCCGGAAATCCAAATCAATGGTCATGACTCTATAGAATATATAACTGAACAATATTATATACCATTTAATGGTAATTTCCAGATAGACaaattgacatatatatatatatatggcaatccaaattaattaattaactgtACTGACATACAttgtaaattaatattaacCATGGGATCCCTCGTGATGGTCATTAAATCCCATTTAATGTTTACCATCATAACGtctaattttgaatttggaatttgaattttgagaattaTGATGTTCTCCGGCAATCCGAAAACAACTACTTTTCAATCTAATTGTGTTTATGTAACAAACGTACACGATACTTAAtttctcaaaagagaaaaaataaaaaatgaaatcgtCTGATCAATAGCTCTTTGCGACGACGTTTACGTGCCAAGTGCGAACTACCCCTTATAAATGCCATCGTGTCCTTGACGTCGTATACAATATAAGGATTTTTGGCTAAATTTaaatagtgagatgaaatgagataatttatataatgcaatgaaataatttgtgaatattaataaaacgatttgaattaatatattttatgaagtttttgaaaataaaaaagaaaaaattgaataaaaatattattataataattttttaaaaatccgAGTATGGATTAAAATATTCCTGGATATTTAAATCAGCATTTAAATACACAgttctattttaaatattaaaatcagataagataagataggaTAAAATAGAAAGATTTTACTATCGATCCAAACCTTGTTGTAAGGGAATTATTCTTGTTTCCATAAGATATCAAAGATAGACAAGATTATTAGGTATGAGACTCGTATCCGCCATCTAACCTTCTTTCTGTTTTggtatttgttttcttattagAAATTTGGAAAGAAACGTAGGAAGGGATCATGACGGTGCTGTTAGCGGGCCACCAGCTCTAAGcggtatttaattttttttaatatttttttaaaattcttacttCATTAACCaccacttctttaattattaaataaaaaataattaaattaatcaagTGATAAGTTTGAAAGATTctactaataatttttattaaatattaacattTAGGAGGAACAATATAAAGAATAtcgtataatatttataaatagtaatgaattaaTTTAAgttaaagatattttattattatttaaaaagaggagaaaaacttaaatttaaaaatatttaaaaaaaatttaatcttcAAATTAAAACGGTTTAAATGGCTCCAATCACATTAATCGTAGTGTGTAAAATAATAAGGCAAGAgttcaatataatttttgttatttaatgTTAGTGTAAACGTGTTCCCCATGCGAGCCTTCAAAACATTTCATGCTATTTGCCACTATCCATTAACCGACAAAGCAAAACCCATTACTCCCACCTAACTGAATCCCTGAATCCTGATAATATTACTCCTCCCTTCAGCCTCTTTCTTCGCTCTCGAAAAACAACCTGATGATCTGAGTATTCAGAGCAGATAGAGAATCAAGGGGGAGACACAgacacggagagagagagagagagagagagagactctcACATGGAGAAAACTCATGATCAAGTCGGTTCCGAGTATCACCATGGACAAAGGCGTGATGTTTTCTTTATTTCCGAGGCTCGCCTCAACAAATACACATTCATTTGTGCTCTTTTGGCATCCTCAACTTCCATTCTTCTGGGTTATGGTGAGTCAAATCGATTCACACTTCTTGCTTGCTAGCTCTGTTTTCTCAACTGAATTAATGCACAAAATTCCCACTCATAGGCTATGCTATTTCTCTGCTTATAACCAAAACCCACAAAAGCAAGATTATGTGACAATATTTGGGCTGAAAATCCGCATGTATATGCAGATATTGGGGTGATGAGTGGTGCAGCGctgtatataaaagaaaacctaAAAATCACATCGATCCAAGAGGAGGTTTTGGTGGGTACCCTAAACGTGTTTTCTTTAGTGGGATCACTTCTTTCCGGTAGGACTTCTGATTACATAGGTAGGCGTTACACCATAGTCTTGGCCGCAGCTACATTTCTAATTGGTGCACTTCTGATGGGCCTTGCACCGTCGTTCCCGTTCCTCATGGCGGGCCGCATTATCGCCGGTATCGGCGTCGGATACTCTCTCATGATCGCTCCCGTCTACACCGCCGAACTCTCCCCCTCCATGAGCCGCGGTTTCCTCACTTCCCTCCCAGAAGTTTGCATCACTTTCGGCATCCTACTCGGTTATATTATCAACTATGCCTTGTCGAGTCTCCCACAGCACATCAATTGGCGACTAATGCTAGGTCTCGCAGCCATACCAGCTATAGTTATTGGCTTGGGCGTCTTGGCAATGCCCGAGTCCCCTCGTTGGCTCGCCATGCAGGGCCGAGTGAACCAGGCAAGGGAGGTTTTGATTAAAACATCGAACACTTTGGAAGAAGCCGAGTCGAGACTGGAGAATATAACAAAAGCTGCCTCAGTTTTAGTCCCGAACACAGCTGCTAGCCCAGCCTCGGCCCACGAAAGCCATTGGAGTGGAGAAGGGGTTTGGAAGGAGCTTTTGTTAAGGCCCTCGAGGCCCATTAAACGCATGCTAATTGCAGCTATAGGAATTAACTTCTTCATGCAGGCTTCTGGGAACGATGCAGTCATATACTACAGCCCTGAAGTGTTCAAGGCTGCTGGGATACATAGTAAAAAACAGCTGTTTGGTGTCAATGTAATAATGGGCCTTTCCAAGACGTCCTTTGTTATGTTTTCGGCCTTTTACTTGGACCGGTTCGGGAGGCGGCCCCTTTTGCTTGTGGGATCGGTTGGTATGGCCATCTCGTTAGCTGGGCTGGGCCTGGGCTCGAAGTTTCTTGAGCAATCCGAAAGTAAGCCGGTCTGGGCCATCGTGTTGTGCATCCTGGCGGTATGTGCCgatgtttctttcttttcaattgGGCTTGGGCCAATCACATGGGTTTACTCGTCAGAGATATTTCCTATGAGGCTAAGGGCCCAGGGTTCGAGCCTAGCCATTTCGGTGAACCGGCTGGTGAGTGGAGTGGTGTCAATGACGTTTCTGACCATTTCCAAGAAGATAACATTTGGGGGAATGTTTTTTGTGCTGGCGGGAATAATGGTACTGGGCACCATGTTCTTTTATGCTTTGTTGCCGGAGACGAAGGGCAAGAGCTTAGAAGAAATGGAAGCTCTATTTGAGAACAAAGCTAGAAAGATGGATAGTAGGGGAAGGGATATGGAAGTTGTGTAGCTACATATTTATGTTGCTAAAGTTAGGATTCTTTTGACATTAAAAATTGCTGCTTATTCATACAAAACCTAAACATTGttacttacacacacacacacaaaaactcTATCAACTTTGGAGTATTTGTATCATATTATAGGCTaagttattctattctcaaaCTGGCGTGACGAGCATGTCACATcacttaaatagtaaaatctgatttataatattcaaaatctaaaatttatctttcaaatcaaattaatcATATCACATCGGCTTGAGATCCATGTTtgtatttcttcttctctttttattaCTTAAAAGTGGTATACCgtatgtttttatggttttttatgATTGTTTCAACATTGAGAACATCAATTGCTTGTTGTTTATCTAATTAGAGATAGGAACTTCGTACTTAGTTTTTATATGGTGGTTttgattgttttctttgtttggtaTTTAGCCCAGTTTGGTTAGTCGGTTCAGATAAATTTATCTCATTTGGAGCTGTACGGTACATATATTTTGCCTATCCAAATAGTTtatttcatctctaaatttTGAGAACATTTACTgaaataaacagtaaataaaacGGTAAAAAAGTGACAgtgaataatgtaaaacaataaaTGAATAGTTTAAAACTAACAAAAATAGTAATTGaatagtataaaatagtaaataaactGTATAAAACTAACAGAATAGATTGTAAACAGGACAAAATCTGTTACTCTTTAAATCGTGGGATCCAcacattttcaaatcctaaaaacaaaaaaaactctcatctcatcttactatctaaatatatcttttttttataaattattttatcttattttaatttaaaaattttattactatttaaaatattttattttatcttatttaagcTTTGTAATCAAATTGTATAACCGAACGAAGTCTAAAATCTCTTTCGGCTTTTCCTTTATCTGATTTTCACTTATGGGCTTCGAATCCTGCAAAGGTGAAACGGAGCTAAAGTTGGGCCCATTGGTTGGAGTTAAAGTCAAATCGCTGCCCTACAAACAAGGGGCGGAATCAGAAAAGTCAAATTTGAGGGGGGGGGgtcaaactatatataaaagtaataaattttatataatttactttataaaaacCCCTAATagctaattttttgtttttgtttttatttattttgaaaatttgaattcatGTGTACTAGTCTTGCCCTGTTAATTATAGATGATTTAGTTttggagtttgaaaatatggtattttaattttttttcatttattaatagatgttatatatatatatatatatatattaatatttgtgtaaataataagaaaaaatttagttacaaacATAATTGTACATTAATCTACacactaatttaatgtgattggttaaaatataaattttattaaaaataatattaatttaaattttaaatataaaaaattaatattaatatatagattaatacacaattttacttgtacgtaacaaaatttataatataacgtTTTCTAATAAGACGTCGAGAGTACCATATCCTTTATATTTCATAAATGCTTTTCATCCCGAATGAGATCTTCCTCTTCCACCCATAAACACGAAGGCTACAATGCGTCTAGCATTTAGTCAAGTTGCATTGCAACACCTTTTTCAATGATTTATATGGAAAGATACAAGACaagatcaattattttttacttgcatcttatatttatatatggatGCGGCTACTGTGCAGCCTGTAGTACACCGCTGAGCATATCGCTcagttgttttttatttttaattttttttacatttatttaaattattttcttaattattaaataaaaaaaaagttacataaatatatttaaaattatttctttaattattaaataaaaaaagctaGGGGTATACTATAGCGATACACTACAAGCGGCACAACAGCATTTTCCTtcatatgtgtatatattattgcATATTAacataataaaagaaagaacataTGTTATGCAAAAGGGTAAGGTTAgatttgaataaaaatgttatatagaagttaaataaaatattattataataaagttaaaataaaatttaaaaatttaaaagataagataGATTGAGagacatcttaattcaaattttaaaaattgagagtacttttaaatttaaattttaaaacaagacAATGGCCTAATTTgatataagaaatattttatctcatcttattattataatttttatataaaatataataaataatttaattttttaaaatattaaattattaaaaattatattttattaaattttacacTATTTATTTCATGTCAATTTACTGTACAAACAGTCTCTAAAAAGTGTAAGACAAAGTGTTGTAGTTCACGGGTACTGAACAATGAACATGGTGGTGCTGGCATAGAC
The genomic region above belongs to Carya illinoinensis cultivar Pawnee chromosome 4, C.illinoinensisPawnee_v1, whole genome shotgun sequence and contains:
- the LOC122306968 gene encoding polyol transporter 5-like; amino-acid sequence: MEKTHDQVGSEYHHGQRRDVFFISEARLNKYTFICALLASSTSILLGYDIGVMSGAALYIKENLKITSIQEEVLVGTLNVFSLVGSLLSGRTSDYIGRRYTIVLAAATFLIGALLMGLAPSFPFLMAGRIIAGIGVGYSLMIAPVYTAELSPSMSRGFLTSLPEVCITFGILLGYIINYALSSLPQHINWRLMLGLAAIPAIVIGLGVLAMPESPRWLAMQGRVNQAREVLIKTSNTLEEAESRLENITKAASVLVPNTAASPASAHESHWSGEGVWKELLLRPSRPIKRMLIAAIGINFFMQASGNDAVIYYSPEVFKAAGIHSKKQLFGVNVIMGLSKTSFVMFSAFYLDRFGRRPLLLVGSVGMAISLAGLGLGSKFLEQSESKPVWAIVLCILAVCADVSFFSIGLGPITWVYSSEIFPMRLRAQGSSLAISVNRLVSGVVSMTFLTISKKITFGGMFFVLAGIMVLGTMFFYALLPETKGKSLEEMEALFENKARKMDSRGRDMEVV